A window from Drosophila nasuta strain 15112-1781.00 chromosome 3, ASM2355853v1, whole genome shotgun sequence encodes these proteins:
- the LOC132790837 gene encoding glycine-rich protein 1, with translation MKVSVSILAWATLALLLCATQAQQPNPAADIAGAAQGGVSMGASAHGEAGAEGGAAGSDAQSGVKMGAGAGAGSAAGAGGR, from the exons ATGAAAGTCTCCGTTTCGATCTTGGCTTGGGCCACTTTGGCGTTGCTGCTG TGTGCAACACAGGCGCAGCAACCAAATCCAGCCGCTGATATTGCAGGTGCTGCCCAGGGAGGCGTCTCCATGGGTGCGTCAGCGCATGGCGAAGCAGGTGCCGAGGGCGGAGCAGCGGGCAGCGATGCACAGAGTGGCGTGAAAATGGGCgcaggagctggagctggcTCAGCCGCGGGTGCAGGGGGACGTTAA